Within Mytilus edulis chromosome 10, xbMytEdul2.2, whole genome shotgun sequence, the genomic segment tttgGTTTATACAAGTTTTCGTATAGGCTTGTTGTATCTGTATCTTCTTGGCTGGCTATAGTCATAATCAGTTGACATGGTTTAGGACTATTCATCTTTGGAAAAGATGGtgttatttatattaattattgatatacaatttcaattaaaaaaagtaacatTAAAAATGGACAATTATCTTAAATTTTGGATGAAGTGCCCTTTTTGGGGGAAATGGTCAAACCTGCTAAAAAGAACTTTGACCTTGGGCATAAAAGAATTATGTCAATTCTTTAAggaaaattcagaattttttcaCTCAATGTCTTAAAAGTGTTTGGTCATGTTGGTATTTAtactataaattttcacttctaCTCTCATACTACATATGTACagcaaaattatttctttttgtaaaaaatatttcagtaatttCCATTACTGTATACCTTACATCAATCAAcacttatatttatataaatgtagtCGTTGTGAAAATAGCATTCttattctttcattttattttatttcagggctTCAGATTTATAAGCAATGAAGAATTCTTTGATGAAAATTTCACCATCATGGCAACAATTGTTCATTTGACATACAATTGTTTACAACTGCTTAATCAGTATCTTGGAACAGTATGGCCTATAAAAGTTATTATAGGAAAACAATCGCTGCAAACAATATCTAAAGATACAGAATTAAAAGTGCTGAGAATATTTTATCTTCAGAAGCGTAAAAATGATGTTCGTCAGTCAAAACTTGACGTTAAGGAACTTGTATCTTCCTTTCCGCTGAATGAAGATGTGCTTAGTGTTTGTGACACAACAACTGGTTGCAATCTTCTACAGTTTGCAATAATAAATGGAGATAAAGATTTGGCTTTAAGTTTGTTGAAATGGCACTGTCATCATAGTTACAAACATTGCAGTCCTCCTGTTCATCTGGCAGCATCTTGGGGAGAATTGACAATTCTGCAACACCTTCTAAATAATGGGATGGACAGTAACTATTCAGCGGGGATCTGTTATCCTCATCCTCATCAACCAGTTGGCCATACAAAATGGCTTTGGCTAATAGATCAACCAGTCTACAAGTGCAATAAGAATCAGTTGTTACCCATTTATTGGGCAATAGTTAGCGACAGGGTATCTTGCTTCACATTACTTCTTAATCACATGATCAATAAAGGGAAGATAACCCCTGAAATGGTTGATCTTCTTCATTTCGCATGTCGTAGAGGGGCAAGCAAATGTATAGATAAAATTCTTTCTAAAAATCCATCAATTGTCAACACAATGGATGTAAACAAAGACACACCCCTTTTACTTGCAGTAGTTTGGGGAAGAGTGTGCTCAaagactttgattgattttggtgCCGATGTAAAAATTGTTTCCAGTATTGGAGAGACAGCTCTTCATAGATTATATGACAATGATGTTGATGGTCTATTCACAATATTTGACACTACAAAATATTTATTGACAACTGGCGTTGAACAATTGATAAACTGTAAGAACAATAATGGAGAAACCCCTCTTCATGTGTTAGTGTCACATGTATCTTACATAGGAGGGAGCCTGACACACCCAGAAGAGGTCTCGCTAAAATGTTCTCGGCCTCAGTTACAGCCAGATTACCAAAATCAAGTTGTCGAGACCCTTGAATTATTGCTGAAATTTAACGCAGACCCTGGGAGCCAGAATTATTATGGACTTCAGCCCTTGGGAAAATTAATGCATATAGCTCTTAAGTCTTGCTTACCAGAGTCTGAGCAATGTGAATGTGTAAGATTGTCTATTAGTTCAACATATAGTTATAAGAATGATTATGGTCATTTATATAGTGCCTTAAAAGTTTTGCTTCACCGAGGATCTGATTTGAATAAATCATGTATTGAAGGTCATACACCTTTATTTCTCGTAATGCAGTGTTTATTGAAagacaacattgaaaatttgtGTGAACAAAGTATGGGAGTAATAAACATTGTACACTTGTTACTCGAAAATGGTgctaaaactttgaaattttgtcaTGGTGGCTCTACCATATTAGCAAAAATCGCAGCTCGTTTCTTAACCATTTCTGAcaataatttgtcaatttttGCCGATACAAGGCAAAAATTTTCATCACTTGTAAATAGTTTACTAGAGACTTTTCTGAAGAATGGTCTTAACCCAAATTATGTTACAGATATAAAAAGTCAGCATTTGCAAGGAGGCAGTGGGAATTCGTTAATTGATTTTGTCCGTTTAACTGAAATGGCTGCGGTACCAGAAGACTTCATTGAAATCCACAGATGGCTGAAAACATTGTTTGCATGGGGTGCAGACCCAGATCTTGAACCTTATCCTTCAGAACCTATCATTTGTCATTCACAAAGTTCAATATTTCTGAAAAAGCAAGACACACAAGCTATGAGTCATTATATCCATGAAGTTAAAGACATGGGTATTAATATATTCCATGATGG encodes:
- the LOC139491396 gene encoding ankyrin-3-like isoform X1; its protein translation is MTTFAVQLQGFRFISNEEFFDENFTIMATIVHLTYNCLQLLNQYLGTVWPIKVIIGKQSLQTISKDTELKVLRIFYLQKRKNDVRQSKLDVKELVSSFPLNEDVLSVCDTTTGCNLLQFAIINGDKDLALSLLKWHCHHSYKHCSPPVHLAASWGELTILQHLLNNGMDSNYSAGICYPHPHQPVGHTKWLWLIDQPVYKCNKNQLLPIYWAIVSDRVSCFTLLLNHMINKGKITPEMVDLLHFACRRGASKCIDKILSKNPSIVNTMDVNKDTPLLLAVVWGRVCSKTLIDFGADVKIVSSIGETALHRLYDNDVDGLFTIFDTTKYLLTTGVEQLINCKNNNGETPLHVLVSHVSYIGGSLTHPEEVSLKCSRPQLQPDYQNQVVETLELLLKFNADPGSQNYYGLQPLGKLMHIALKSCLPESEQCECVRLSISSTYSYKNDYGHLYSALKVLLHRGSDLNKSCIEGHTPLFLVMQCLLKDNIENLCEQSMGVINIVHLLLENGAKTLKFCHGGSTILAKIAARFLTISDNNLSIFADTRQKFSSLVNSLLETFLKNGLNPNYVTDIKSQHLQGGSGNSLIDFVRLTEMAAVPEDFIEIHRWLKTLFAWGADPDLEPYPSEPIICHSQSSIFLKKQDTQAMSHYIHEVKDMGINIFHDGNAQELLMLFYNTMSHNILYNCLNTARVMSHFHPLGATRKSFLQILNSLAENPRSLKQNARVAIYKSIDRNLVEKVPQLPLPTLLKNYLLEIY
- the LOC139491396 gene encoding ankyrin-3-like isoform X2 yields the protein MATIVHLTYNCLQLLNQYLGTVWPIKVIIGKQSLQTISKDTELKVLRIFYLQKRKNDVRQSKLDVKELVSSFPLNEDVLSVCDTTTGCNLLQFAIINGDKDLALSLLKWHCHHSYKHCSPPVHLAASWGELTILQHLLNNGMDSNYSAGICYPHPHQPVGHTKWLWLIDQPVYKCNKNQLLPIYWAIVSDRVSCFTLLLNHMINKGKITPEMVDLLHFACRRGASKCIDKILSKNPSIVNTMDVNKDTPLLLAVVWGRVCSKTLIDFGADVKIVSSIGETALHRLYDNDVDGLFTIFDTTKYLLTTGVEQLINCKNNNGETPLHVLVSHVSYIGGSLTHPEEVSLKCSRPQLQPDYQNQVVETLELLLKFNADPGSQNYYGLQPLGKLMHIALKSCLPESEQCECVRLSISSTYSYKNDYGHLYSALKVLLHRGSDLNKSCIEGHTPLFLVMQCLLKDNIENLCEQSMGVINIVHLLLENGAKTLKFCHGGSTILAKIAARFLTISDNNLSIFADTRQKFSSLVNSLLETFLKNGLNPNYVTDIKSQHLQGGSGNSLIDFVRLTEMAAVPEDFIEIHRWLKTLFAWGADPDLEPYPSEPIICHSQSSIFLKKQDTQAMSHYIHEVKDMGINIFHDGNAQELLMLFYNTMSHNILYNCLNTARVMSHFHPLGATRKSFLQILNSLAENPRSLKQNARVAIYKSIDRNLVEKVPQLPLPTLLKNYLLEIY